From the genome of Gracilibacillus salitolerans, one region includes:
- the sda gene encoding sporulation histidine kinase inhibitor Sda — MSGLKHLSNDLLIDSYFQAVKMDLESDFIGLLLDEISSRGIESRINLNLVP, encoded by the coding sequence ATGAGCGGATTAAAACATTTAAGTAATGATTTATTGATTGATTCTTATTTTCAAGCTGTAAAAATGGATTTGGAAAGTGATTTCATTGGATTACTATTGGATGAAATCAGTAGTAGAGGGATAGAATCGAGAATTAATCTGAACCTTGTACCTTAG
- a CDS encoding phage tail spike protein, whose translation MIHITDKQNDGVLGFISEKNFTDNLHKQSLQDYLSTFNFLTFADKKYSEHLTKLNRVIIPAEDQGYHEFIIDQVEKYRDRTGLKSEVQTLGSYLLLKKAKVIKPQTLEEYSASMAVGFATNGTEWRPGIIESDGVRTFKIESHTNPFSLLKRIANEFGLELRFRVETDGNKVTGRYVDLLDRVGVWRGREITFGKDLESIRRIEKGEIFTALIGLGPEDENGNRLEVLVEDEDALQRWGRPDPLTGELKHLIGTYEPQSERSDMTEEELRQYTRTELDKRISAVIEWVANIIDLEHVPGVENKKIRFGDTIKIKDEKFNPPLYVEARVHEQERDIKKRSRKRVKLGDFEEFTEEEVNAVWQRLQAIIQEKISMSEFEELTYTKPEIDEKDKPGNDAADKIETDVGWTEVIETEQGSQSKADQAEENANNHTDQIKQDIDQELLDKAGLEYVDGQLVLKADSETVQTINNTVSDLETTTDNLLIDVANNAQGLSDQDGRVTTVETDLDTVEGQLSLAVTDLELLENEVSTQGTQISANSEAISLKAEASVVEVLQDEFDALTIGARNIISGTSDEFEIYNATSSWADYRPYGSVEGMPGQVYTARVYLKSDPNNIKDVGMRIRTQDDDGTWASSTDFNGNWIKPGEEGYSTVTFTMPENRTKIVPFIIRFASNELVESYVEYKEAKLEKGSKPSDWTRSPEDVASDISAVESSVTDISADLEIMAGQIEAKAEKSSLENLEGDVSNLSSDVGQLTVAYDGISANVSSLQSTTDGHTSDISNLSSQLDIQADQISSKVSQTELNNIQTGFRNICPTNFGDWESGHYSTTDGEKQAQGPRLRLKDLLRVSPGESYYFKIFRSGEAELNGLRFVIRGYDVDRNFIGTKSTTADASMTMTMSEGDLYYISVALWDGPSPDSYDWYRQQFEQGNIKPLICLDSYGDRTFEEHYSNIASSRIDNSESSIIQLSNQIESKVSETTYNSDMASINEDISQRAMEYSVDMPMTSSEDYVILLCRFDLTGQENFAMGTLSGRRTSGHYSVGEVKVIFNNDTNGTSPSGYFEAIDVQYTNSWSMVTCVYDGREYVALRHKPGNQFGLWNNNPKFYGQIGSSTSSTMLIAMHTSSVSNVSTFNSTGNVSSPILRAESSITQLSNQIEMKVEENDVRSIFTQEADSFTFEASQINFDGHVFGEDATFIGEISGARFYSGDNFRWIEIEGSKLTSVGTFHDEIYGTTDGVVTLESGRFTIDSTSDSTQSIVSASSRGLIVSYDDELYGYEGVLYSRSGMFFSVNETPVSISDDLPHVRRYPGGSININSVDSRVDWPLRLESAGNIRMVSDGDVEFRVSSVYDSLVLRRTDVSDEWKVGLPNSDYTIAYGDIETQSNRRLIIHQEENAVDIGYDKSGYLRSGYIDFSQSGNTSGYLGVTTRLRVTDGDFWTGSSTTHYQPINASSFNESSLEEMKQDIERMEMSALGIIKETDLYSYRLKNEVARGIDNTKYGVVIGVGYNTPHEILDDEAEAVSQYSMNTFSWRAIQELSEVRDDHEHRIDMLEMEVFHLREENDQLINRLNKLEEAV comes from the coding sequence TTGATTCATATTACAGACAAGCAGAATGACGGAGTACTAGGGTTCATTTCAGAAAAGAATTTCACAGACAACTTGCACAAACAATCACTACAAGATTATCTGAGTACCTTCAATTTCTTAACGTTCGCGGATAAGAAGTATTCAGAGCACCTAACCAAATTAAACCGGGTGATTATACCTGCAGAAGATCAAGGCTATCATGAATTTATCATTGACCAGGTAGAAAAATATCGAGATCGTACCGGTTTAAAATCAGAAGTTCAGACATTAGGCAGCTATCTATTGCTGAAGAAAGCAAAAGTAATTAAACCTCAAACGTTAGAAGAATACTCAGCGTCTATGGCAGTCGGATTTGCAACCAATGGAACAGAATGGCGACCAGGTATTATAGAAAGTGATGGCGTTCGAACGTTTAAGATTGAATCACATACAAACCCTTTTTCTCTCTTAAAACGCATAGCGAATGAATTTGGCTTAGAGTTACGATTCCGTGTAGAGACAGACGGCAATAAAGTGACTGGTCGTTATGTTGACCTATTAGATCGAGTAGGTGTGTGGCGTGGTCGAGAGATTACGTTTGGAAAAGATCTAGAATCTATTAGACGTATTGAGAAAGGCGAAATTTTCACTGCGTTAATTGGTCTTGGTCCTGAAGATGAAAACGGCAACCGATTAGAAGTATTAGTGGAGGATGAAGATGCACTGCAACGTTGGGGGCGTCCAGATCCTTTAACTGGTGAACTTAAGCATTTAATTGGAACATATGAACCACAGTCAGAACGATCAGACATGACAGAGGAAGAACTAAGGCAATATACACGTACCGAGTTAGATAAGCGTATCAGTGCGGTAATTGAATGGGTAGCCAACATCATTGATCTAGAACATGTACCTGGTGTAGAAAATAAGAAAATCCGATTTGGTGACACGATCAAAATTAAAGATGAAAAATTTAATCCACCTCTTTACGTTGAAGCCAGGGTTCATGAACAAGAACGTGATATCAAGAAACGCTCTAGAAAACGTGTGAAGCTTGGTGATTTTGAAGAATTTACCGAGGAAGAAGTAAATGCCGTTTGGCAAAGACTACAAGCTATCATCCAAGAGAAAATCAGCATGTCAGAGTTTGAAGAGTTAACATACACCAAACCTGAAATCGACGAGAAAGACAAACCTGGTAACGACGCAGCAGACAAAATAGAAACGGATGTAGGCTGGACAGAAGTCATTGAAACCGAGCAAGGGTCACAATCTAAAGCTGATCAAGCAGAGGAAAACGCCAATAATCACACTGACCAAATAAAACAGGACATTGATCAAGAACTGCTGGATAAAGCAGGACTTGAGTATGTAGATGGTCAATTAGTATTAAAAGCGGATAGTGAAACGGTCCAGACTATTAATAATACGGTTAGTGATCTTGAAACTACTACGGATAATTTACTTATCGATGTGGCGAATAATGCGCAAGGTCTAAGTGATCAAGATGGTCGCGTTACAACCGTTGAGACTGATTTAGATACAGTAGAGGGGCAGCTTAGTTTAGCAGTTACCGATTTAGAATTATTGGAAAACGAGGTAAGCACGCAAGGTACGCAGATTAGTGCTAATTCCGAAGCTATCAGTCTTAAAGCCGAAGCGAGTGTAGTTGAGGTGTTGCAGGATGAGTTTGATGCGTTGACTATTGGCGCTAGGAACATTATAAGCGGAACCAGTGATGAATTTGAGATATACAATGCTACTTCATCTTGGGCTGACTACAGACCTTATGGATCGGTAGAAGGGATGCCTGGTCAAGTCTATACGGCTCGTGTATATTTGAAGTCTGACCCTAACAATATTAAAGATGTGGGCATGCGAATAAGAACTCAAGACGATGATGGAACATGGGCTTCTAGTACAGACTTTAATGGTAATTGGATAAAACCAGGGGAAGAGGGATATTCAACAGTAACTTTTACCATGCCAGAAAACAGGACTAAGATAGTTCCGTTCATAATTAGATTTGCATCGAATGAACTGGTCGAAAGTTATGTTGAGTATAAAGAAGCTAAACTAGAAAAAGGTAGTAAACCATCAGACTGGACTCGTTCTCCAGAAGACGTCGCATCTGATATTTCAGCAGTAGAGTCAAGCGTTACCGACATATCTGCAGATTTAGAGATAATGGCTGGTCAAATTGAAGCTAAGGCTGAGAAAAGTTCTCTTGAGAATCTAGAGGGTGATGTATCTAACCTATCTAGTGACGTAGGTCAGTTGACTGTGGCTTATGATGGGATTAGCGCTAACGTTAGTAGTTTGCAATCAACCACGGATGGTCACACATCAGATATTAGCAATTTAAGCTCTCAACTAGACATACAAGCAGATCAAATATCTAGTAAAGTCTCACAAACCGAATTGAACAACATACAAACAGGGTTCAGAAACATATGCCCTACTAATTTCGGCGATTGGGAATCTGGACATTACAGCACAACTGATGGAGAAAAACAAGCTCAAGGACCTAGGTTGAGATTGAAAGATCTTTTAAGAGTATCTCCTGGAGAATCATATTACTTCAAAATATTTAGATCTGGAGAAGCAGAGTTGAACGGCCTACGATTCGTAATACGTGGGTATGATGTCGATCGAAACTTCATAGGTACCAAATCCACAACCGCCGATGCTTCGATGACTATGACTATGAGTGAGGGAGATCTATATTACATTTCAGTAGCTCTATGGGACGGTCCTAGTCCTGATAGTTATGATTGGTACAGGCAGCAGTTCGAGCAAGGAAATATTAAACCTCTAATATGTTTAGACAGTTATGGAGACAGGACGTTTGAAGAACATTATTCTAATATCGCTAGTTCTAGGATAGATAATTCAGAATCGTCTATTATTCAACTATCTAATCAGATCGAATCCAAGGTTAGTGAAACAACGTACAACAGTGACATGGCTAGCATAAACGAAGACATATCCCAAAGAGCTATGGAGTATAGCGTAGACATGCCTATGACATCTTCTGAGGATTACGTCATATTATTATGTAGATTTGATTTAACTGGTCAGGAAAACTTCGCAATGGGAACTTTAAGTGGTAGAAGGACTTCTGGACACTACAGCGTTGGTGAGGTTAAAGTCATATTTAACAACGATACTAATGGTACTTCTCCATCAGGATATTTTGAAGCTATTGATGTTCAGTATACTAATTCTTGGTCAATGGTGACCTGTGTTTATGATGGTAGAGAATACGTGGCGTTGAGACATAAGCCTGGAAACCAATTCGGTCTATGGAACAACAACCCTAAGTTCTATGGACAAATCGGATCAAGTACGAGTAGTACCATGCTTATAGCTATGCACACAAGCTCAGTATCGAATGTTAGTACGTTCAATTCAACAGGTAATGTTAGCAGTCCTATATTGCGAGCTGAGTCATCAATCACGCAACTGTCCAACCAAATAGAAATGAAAGTTGAAGAAAACGATGTACGTTCTATATTCACCCAAGAAGCAGACTCGTTCACATTCGAAGCAAGTCAAATAAACTTCGACGGTCATGTATTTGGTGAAGATGCCACCTTTATTGGAGAGATTTCCGGTGCTAGATTCTATAGCGGGGACAATTTTAGATGGATTGAGATAGAAGGGAGTAAGCTTACGTCTGTCGGTACTTTTCACGATGAAATATACGGTACAACAGACGGTGTTGTGACATTAGAAAGTGGCAGATTTACAATAGACTCAACTTCTGACTCAACACAAAGTATTGTTTCTGCATCTTCCAGGGGTTTAATTGTTAGCTACGACGATGAGTTATATGGGTATGAAGGAGTATTATATTCAAGATCAGGTATGTTCTTTAGTGTTAATGAAACCCCAGTGAGTATAAGTGACGATTTACCTCATGTCAGAAGGTACCCTGGCGGTTCTATAAATATCAATTCGGTGGACTCTCGTGTTGATTGGCCTCTAAGGTTAGAATCTGCAGGAAATATCCGAATGGTCTCTGACGGTGATGTGGAATTTCGTGTCTCGAGTGTTTATGATAGTTTAGTGCTTCGAAGAACAGACGTGAGTGATGAGTGGAAAGTTGGCCTACCTAATAGCGATTATACAATTGCGTATGGTGACATTGAAACTCAGAGCAACAGAAGGCTAATTATCCACCAAGAAGAAAATGCCGTGGACATTGGGTATGATAAAAGTGGTTACTTGAGATCCGGGTATATTGATTTCTCCCAAAGTGGCAATACTTCAGGATATCTTGGTGTAACGACAAGACTTCGTGTTACGGACGGTGATTTTTGGACAGGATCAAGTACGACTCATTACCAACCTATAAATGCTAGTTCTTTTAATGAATCTTCGTTAGAAGAAATGAAACAAGATATAGAAAGAATGGAGATGAGTGCGCTTGGTATTATAAAAGAAACCGACTTATACAGCTATCGTTTGAAAAATGAAGTTGCAAGAGGGATTGACAATACAAAGTATGGTGTTGTGATTGGTGTTGGGTATAATACACCACATGAAATACTAGACGATGAGGCAGAAGCTGTTTCTCAATATAGCATGAATACTTTCTCATGGAGGGCTATTCAAGAACTAAGCGAAGTTCGTGATGATCATGAACACAGAATTGATATGTTAGAAATGGAAGTTTTTCATTTAAGAGAAGAAAATGATCAACTCATTAACAGATTAAATAAATTAGAGGAGGCAGTTTAA
- a CDS encoding distal tail protein Dit translates to MTKITFNGITKPWLHALEGRQKSPFPPVNNNLLRVSGMPGAYVESTDTDILYITQPIGYVVKDDEDALAKKDELAEWFITKETVPLEFSDEPGRTYYAKVEGGISDFRKFSNQRKGTVTFVCPDPYGYSKEKQATFPSDTVTLTNQGTAEADPIFELEVLEPVTFAMIQNHLDQYVMIGQPVDEDGNEEIVDTKTSVLYENGSTIDDWSTANLDMVDSNFIDISGAMGADGSGVRPTNFGSGDKMHGPAVFKEISNAIQDFEIEASLDINSEREIENWRMEIYFQDENMNMLGKLGVKDNNRNYLRRHGLGRVGPYEDSTTRYAISSSNYLYDDSRDLTLMYLRVRREGKRYTFYIAQWFNLKHTRALTATYNDVNNNFQGRLKYITLFIGKYQDRPTPSRVRMNSVEVFELKTTTEDQTPYIVYPGDIITFDHKNEETLLNGEDATDLKQFGASYFSLAKGENQLIVHPGESFNTGVRFRERYK, encoded by the coding sequence ATGACAAAGATCACATTTAACGGCATAACAAAACCATGGCTACATGCTTTGGAAGGTAGACAAAAATCACCTTTCCCACCAGTCAATAATAATTTGCTACGTGTATCAGGAATGCCAGGTGCTTATGTAGAATCAACCGATACAGATATTTTATACATTACTCAACCAATCGGTTACGTTGTAAAAGATGATGAAGACGCACTAGCTAAAAAAGATGAACTAGCTGAATGGTTTATCACTAAAGAGACAGTACCTTTAGAATTTAGTGATGAACCAGGTCGCACTTATTATGCAAAGGTTGAGGGTGGCATTTCCGACTTTAGAAAGTTTTCCAATCAACGAAAAGGTACCGTTACATTTGTTTGCCCTGATCCATACGGCTATAGCAAGGAGAAACAAGCAACCTTCCCATCTGATACAGTTACTTTAACTAATCAAGGCACCGCTGAAGCAGATCCTATATTTGAATTAGAAGTATTGGAACCTGTTACATTTGCTATGATCCAGAATCACTTAGATCAATATGTCATGATTGGACAGCCTGTCGATGAAGATGGAAACGAGGAAATCGTTGATACAAAAACAAGTGTACTTTATGAAAACGGAAGCACAATTGACGATTGGAGTACCGCTAATCTGGATATGGTTGATTCCAATTTTATTGATATATCAGGAGCTATGGGCGCAGATGGTTCGGGTGTTAGACCGACTAATTTTGGTTCAGGAGATAAAATGCACGGACCTGCCGTTTTTAAAGAGATTTCCAATGCTATACAGGACTTTGAAATAGAAGCATCTTTAGACATTAACTCAGAAAGAGAAATTGAAAACTGGAGAATGGAGATTTATTTTCAGGATGAAAATATGAATATGCTGGGCAAATTAGGTGTTAAGGACAATAATAGAAACTATTTGCGTAGGCATGGGCTTGGTCGAGTTGGGCCATATGAAGACAGTACCACTAGGTATGCTATCAGCTCATCAAACTACTTGTATGATGATTCAAGGGATTTAACTTTGATGTATTTACGAGTAAGAAGAGAAGGAAAAAGATACACATTTTATATTGCGCAATGGTTCAACTTAAAACACACAAGAGCGCTCACAGCGACTTACAATGATGTAAACAACAACTTTCAAGGTCGCTTAAAATACATCACACTATTTATCGGTAAATATCAAGATAGACCAACGCCGTCACGAGTCAGGATGAACAGTGTTGAGGTATTTGAATTAAAAACAACAACTGAAGACCAAACACCTTATATCGTCTATCCAGGTGACATTATCACGTTTGATCACAAAAATGAAGAGACGCTTTTAAACGGAGAAGATGCAACCGACTTAAAACAGTTTGGGGCATCTTATTTTAGTTTGGCCAAAGGTGAGAATCAATTGATTGTGCATCCGGGAGAAAGCTTCAACACTGGTGTTAGATTCCGCGAACGTTACAAGTAA
- a CDS encoding phage tail tape measure protein, which produces MATRDVGNLRTRLSWEDEGATRSLKGFEKDLKGLRSEMNLARSGGKEYTNSLKGLRQQSDILTRRFRTQEERVKELRKRYDESVQVKGRDAEQTQNLENELRNATAQMNRTENQLERVNTRIEEQINPWKRLGREMDDAGQQMQTIGRGMTDFGKNYSMRVTAPIVAGGAAVFKASMDFESAFAGVEKTVEGTEQQLSTVRQEIRDMAKDIPATTEQIASVAESAGQLGIVTENVTDFTKTMIDLGEATNMTSEQAATEFARFANIVGMSQDDFDKLGSVIVDLGNNLATTESEISSMAMRIAGAGTQVGLTESEILAFSGALSSVGIEAEAGGSAFSKVMVNMQLAAETGGDSLDNFAKVAGVSAKDFKDAYEQDATGAIISFIEGLSTAEDRGLSAIGILDEMGIKEVRLRDTLLRAAGATEVFNDAIEIGSGAWKENTALTEEAEKRYETTESQMRIMWNRIKDVAISLGDALVPAVMDAIDAAEPFIQKIEDGAEAFADMDEEQQRTILKLIGLAAAIGPVSVGLGGMTTTIGGLLRVGGSVSTMLGRAGGAGLIGRIGLLGLGGPVGLAVGGVAALTTGVYLLNEQSKESTEEVLNSIEKRKEELDTLDELVSRYETLKEKNKLSTDEVLRYMDIMTELKDAKTEKAIEALTKEQEGLLEKSGFTNQEMEEFLELNGEIVEQTPSKVQAISEQGNAYVEVTEKVKELNEAERQRLLDDTYVAIKDRLDEHKNNLEDQRELQAEIKELEGERSSTISEISSVTDDLREKDLEIHSLREKIRDATGEEAIKLSEKLLQLEDERDVLDSVREKHDQQIDRIDKQIGKKEESLGKTKEEIEAYNDLLYEYEAIILSQLDLNAERGEGVLKLEEEISKLNEAKKQLEDNKEEGKLTTQEYQEQVKEIDEQVGNLRDAKRELENIVDIADTNVYKDRNRDLAKNKRTIDDIKKSSELVNEVLSKDIDKDVDVDDNGTAEKVHDEATKKGDKTVDVSLARRNNIWDLVPSSISVGVDLIGGALGFAKGTDSHPGGRSWLGEEGPELVRYGSKWAMANFGLYDDVPRGAQVFTHDESKKILRSLNNTPGYAEGISPTGEADRIANRLSQPQQSQGQAVIYTTVINQINGREVSREIYRDITELQERDREIESSFK; this is translated from the coding sequence TTGGCTACAAGAGACGTTGGTAATTTAAGAACTAGGTTATCCTGGGAAGATGAAGGAGCTACAAGATCATTAAAAGGTTTTGAAAAAGATTTAAAAGGTCTCCGTTCAGAAATGAATCTTGCTCGATCAGGTGGCAAAGAATATACGAATAGCCTAAAAGGTCTTAGACAACAGTCTGATATTTTGACTAGGAGATTCAGAACACAAGAAGAACGGGTAAAAGAATTAAGAAAACGATATGATGAATCTGTCCAGGTAAAAGGTAGAGATGCAGAGCAAACACAAAACCTTGAAAATGAATTACGTAATGCTACTGCACAAATGAACCGTACTGAAAACCAATTAGAACGCGTTAATACCAGGATAGAAGAACAGATAAATCCGTGGAAACGACTTGGTCGCGAAATGGATGACGCAGGTCAGCAAATGCAAACAATTGGTCGAGGTATGACGGACTTTGGTAAAAATTATTCGATGCGTGTTACTGCGCCAATTGTTGCCGGTGGTGCTGCAGTATTTAAAGCTTCTATGGATTTTGAATCAGCATTTGCTGGTGTAGAAAAAACTGTAGAGGGAACTGAACAACAACTTTCTACAGTTAGGCAAGAAATAAGAGATATGGCTAAGGATATTCCTGCGACCACAGAGCAGATAGCATCGGTAGCTGAATCAGCCGGTCAATTGGGTATTGTTACAGAAAACGTTACTGATTTTACAAAGACCATGATTGATTTAGGCGAAGCAACAAACATGACTAGTGAACAAGCAGCTACTGAATTTGCTAGATTTGCTAATATTGTTGGAATGAGCCAAGATGATTTTGACAAGTTAGGATCCGTGATTGTTGACCTTGGTAATAATCTAGCAACGACAGAATCTGAGATCAGTAGTATGGCCATGCGAATAGCAGGTGCAGGTACTCAAGTTGGATTGACCGAATCAGAAATATTAGCTTTTTCGGGTGCACTATCATCTGTGGGTATTGAAGCGGAAGCTGGTGGTTCAGCTTTTAGTAAAGTAATGGTAAATATGCAACTTGCAGCTGAAACAGGCGGAGATAGCCTTGATAATTTTGCGAAAGTAGCTGGTGTATCAGCTAAAGATTTTAAAGATGCTTATGAACAAGATGCTACTGGTGCCATTATTAGCTTTATCGAAGGTTTATCTACTGCAGAAGATCGTGGACTTTCAGCTATCGGTATTCTAGATGAAATGGGTATTAAGGAAGTTCGTTTACGTGATACTTTATTACGTGCTGCAGGAGCAACAGAAGTATTTAATGATGCAATAGAAATTGGTTCTGGAGCTTGGAAAGAAAATACTGCCTTAACCGAAGAAGCGGAAAAGCGTTATGAAACAACAGAATCGCAAATGCGTATAATGTGGAACAGAATTAAGGATGTTGCTATAAGTTTGGGTGACGCACTTGTTCCAGCTGTCATGGATGCGATAGATGCAGCAGAACCATTTATTCAAAAGATAGAAGATGGAGCAGAAGCATTTGCGGACATGGATGAAGAGCAACAAAGAACAATTTTAAAATTGATTGGTTTAGCGGCTGCTATTGGACCGGTTAGTGTTGGCCTTGGTGGCATGACTACCACAATAGGCGGTTTATTAAGAGTTGGTGGTAGTGTATCAACTATGCTTGGACGAGCTGGTGGTGCCGGTTTAATTGGTAGAATTGGATTATTAGGTTTAGGTGGTCCAGTCGGATTGGCTGTTGGCGGTGTAGCAGCATTAACTACAGGCGTGTATCTATTAAACGAGCAATCTAAAGAATCCACTGAAGAAGTTTTGAATTCTATTGAAAAACGCAAGGAAGAATTAGATACCCTAGACGAATTAGTATCTCGGTATGAAACGCTCAAGGAGAAAAACAAACTATCTACAGATGAAGTTTTGCGCTATATGGACATCATGACAGAACTAAAAGATGCTAAGACCGAGAAAGCAATCGAAGCATTAACGAAAGAGCAAGAAGGATTATTAGAGAAATCAGGGTTTACAAATCAAGAAATGGAAGAATTCCTTGAGTTAAATGGAGAAATAGTAGAACAAACACCTTCTAAAGTGCAAGCCATTTCCGAACAAGGCAATGCTTATGTTGAAGTAACAGAGAAGGTTAAGGAATTAAATGAAGCTGAAAGACAACGGCTGTTAGATGACACTTATGTAGCGATTAAAGATCGCTTAGATGAACATAAGAATAATCTAGAAGATCAACGGGAGTTACAAGCTGAAATCAAGGAATTAGAAGGGGAAAGATCATCTACTATTTCCGAAATTTCTTCTGTTACTGATGATTTAAGAGAAAAAGATTTAGAAATTCATTCTTTACGAGAAAAAATCAGAGATGCGACTGGTGAAGAAGCAATTAAATTGTCTGAAAAATTGCTACAGTTAGAAGATGAGAGAGATGTGCTCGATTCTGTCCGTGAAAAGCATGACCAACAAATTGATCGAATAGATAAACAGATAGGTAAAAAGGAAGAATCCTTAGGTAAAACCAAAGAAGAAATTGAAGCCTATAATGATTTGCTTTATGAATACGAAGCTATCATTTTATCACAACTTGATTTAAACGCAGAACGCGGCGAAGGTGTTCTTAAGTTAGAGGAAGAAATTAGTAAACTGAATGAGGCAAAAAAACAGTTAGAAGATAACAAAGAAGAAGGCAAACTAACGACTCAAGAGTATCAAGAGCAAGTCAAAGAAATTGATGAACAAGTCGGTAATTTACGTGATGCCAAAAGAGAATTAGAAAATATCGTGGATATTGCTGATACCAATGTTTATAAAGATAGAAATCGGGACTTGGCAAAGAATAAAAGAACTATTGATGACATCAAGAAAAGTAGCGAACTAGTCAACGAAGTTTTAAGTAAAGACATTGACAAAGATGTGGACGTAGACGATAACGGCACAGCTGAAAAAGTTCATGATGAAGCAACTAAGAAAGGCGACAAAACTGTTGATGTGAGTTTAGCTAGACGTAATAACATTTGGGATTTAGTTCCTAGTTCTATTAGTGTAGGTGTTGACTTAATTGGTGGTGCTTTGGGTTTTGCGAAAGGTACTGATTCACATCCAGGAGGTAGATCTTGGTTAGGTGAAGAAGGTCCAGAACTTGTGCGATATGGCAGTAAATGGGCAATGGCTAATTTTGGTCTTTATGATGATGTGCCTCGAGGAGCACAAGTATTCACTCACGATGAATCTAAGAAAATACTAAGATCATTAAACAATACACCTGGCTATGCTGAAGGTATCAGTCCAACTGGTGAAGCGGATCGGATTGCTAATAGGTTAAGTCAACCACAACAATCACAAGGACAAGCAGTTATTTACACGACTGTCATTAATCAGATAAACGGCCGAGAAGTAAGTAGAGAAATCTATCGAGATATTACCGAACTTCAAGAACGAGATCGAGAAATTGAAAGTAGCTTTAAGTAG
- the gpG gene encoding phage tail assembly chaperone G, with translation MKIDLVIDGKTKTFTTPFVPMLARRKYFELMSKIEDSEEETPTHQQLLDEEDELNSILSDIVFSKQFTLEQLYAGASKQYADEKLNEAISGKIKSEKGNEKGE, from the coding sequence ATGAAAATCGATCTAGTAATTGACGGAAAAACAAAAACATTTACTACACCGTTTGTGCCTATGTTGGCCAGAAGAAAATATTTTGAATTAATGTCTAAAATTGAAGATAGTGAAGAAGAAACACCAACTCATCAACAACTATTAGACGAGGAAGATGAATTAAATTCAATTCTATCTGATATTGTATTCAGCAAACAATTTACACTCGAGCAATTGTATGCTGGTGCTAGTAAACAATATGCTGACGAAAAATTAAATGAAGCAATATCTGGAAAAATAAAAAGTGAAAAGGGAAACGAGAAGGGGGAGTGA
- a CDS encoding major tail protein, which produces MAIKGLDMLHYAIIESEDSTSTTYGEVKEFGPAMALNLQPTINRGNLRADDKVLFSDSSKGPITVEVNTAYLEKTVEADVLGKEADANGGISDAASDNPPYIAIGGRAKSARGGYEYFWVYRVKLAPAEENKQTEQDTPTYQTPNLSGEGLPRLDDGLEKYKLWDQDPDVSDTSIIDEWFTEVIDKNWAPTV; this is translated from the coding sequence ATGGCAATTAAAGGTTTAGACATGTTACATTATGCAATTATTGAATCAGAAGATAGTACAAGTACTACTTATGGTGAAGTAAAAGAATTTGGTCCTGCAATGGCATTAAATTTACAGCCAACCATTAATCGAGGAAACTTACGAGCTGATGACAAGGTATTGTTTTCAGATTCATCCAAAGGACCAATTACGGTAGAGGTAAACACTGCTTATCTTGAAAAAACGGTTGAAGCGGATGTACTTGGAAAAGAAGCGGATGCTAATGGTGGTATTTCAGATGCTGCTAGTGACAATCCACCTTACATCGCAATTGGAGGTAGAGCAAAAAGTGCGCGTGGAGGTTATGAATACTTTTGGGTCTATCGTGTAAAATTGGCACCTGCAGAAGAAAACAAACAGACAGAACAAGATACACCAACTTATCAAACACCAAACCTATCTGGTGAAGGATTACCACGTCTTGACGATGGTCTTGAAAAATACAAACTATGGGATCAAGACCCTGACGTTTCAGATACAAGTATAATCGATGAATGGTTTACCGAAGTGATTGATAAAAATTGGGCACCAACAGTATAG